From a single Plasmodium yoelii strain 17X genome assembly, chromosome: 9 genomic region:
- a CDS encoding WD repeat-containing protein, putative yields MKNNMNIPNNINNNMNNNYNNENYNNVNNNSRNLINNNLNIPAGLNNMANNMNDRSNNMKNFPNGVNGLNKNIGNINNINKMHNPIGKMHGHINNIPNNMGTMNNNLKHGVQNIINGMPTGINNMHSNLNNIPDNIKNMANAMKPMPNNINDIRVNANYSMNNMNTNVNPNNNVNIPNDMKHMIRVNNSDITSNVKFNTMMNNNNNSHFVSPDNSNRNMFYVNDMKNVDNNVINMHNKRNNNAKEKKNNIPQFREKEYLENVGHRDKYLLNKNETDKIYLQNKQLNNMNQGNIPNINNNNTRNNNTGGISRMINNSAQNTININSNNNINSVTNIGNNNDNNNNNNILQRNMKNLENGGMHNPLNINQMNAMNLNKTFNFSSNDPHNFNINSAADNKMSNKFKDSNYNNINKNINIPFNEESKYDPYNLGNNINRNNGNNGIVVEKNMNNAEHSFSKQHNNGMFDIKAHSGKDNFGGIKNMNDDKNIRYNSKLNEMNNANKVGKDIINLSASNIQKLNEKNQKANGNSNTNFMGNNLPKSMENADLYKLQMNYDKLNSNDPNNYINKMDNYNDFIKENNKGKYISGNKYNANANTKGDQSKNKTQKMENELINKKFNPINNNNNNENAPNHHMNENMIYDEMKKMNNTSFEKMVGNDMFMFNGNRSLEKGINQMVNMQGFRDIKNIHNINNYRMANDNDPRSNEKNNNMFHNQRPNFEGCNGTENLKGTGNELEEKKRKKKREKKSEMEKNEKNEKKGLNRDENLDDKKTINQLIEHNSFMHNLNENNESSEVGQNIKNNLFNDISKNYMQGQNIGNDEKELNIDSNLNENMKKENYAYIRKQNIFENYENMNNLKNAFLEGDQNMLNNANIFNKINFKFQKKKSDDSYENASMFPNDQNDEDKKLMVLSRLFGNVIGENGNNNNNNNDDDNNMQTQNENNMNNSGKLPNIRKMNSNALELELYKNMPLDTMLNKLNLDKNILNILKDKINNINRNINVNICSTSMETPEEPIKMENIDLLKLINLFDEFLNWSENNLYQIKLQLYNIAFCLLLELYILILANKFSMLIDFKNKYLKNFEAYHPVIKFLSNCVSLNQIFEISILRFKEKNAKHIAYMNKLGKASLMHYLSVYGSIPLYNLIMTKIKIIEIDDANKNFNFFHEFISMNFLYNGNLNVPVQWNLPSIYFIKDVSETQNDDSIKCTKEKEENVYIPNENSDAYYYYKYIIKMQAENRLKVTKNRMPSMLYYCLNNCTDMTCAEISSFDGSLVATAHSNNIIKLWNIKKSQMNKIKEKQKDMEIDNNENVDEINNYSNIQENKPDSIHLDDQDENGIAKLYGNMYNISSLCFGETNKILLSGNLNGDIYLYSTISNRNYVKYSGGHTPIWSIDTAFLGYFFCTSEDDGNLRIYSTNKTYPLVTYKYNCTSNICKYHYNNTIVASGYYDNYVHLYDIRVNSFIKRFKNNYPSNNGVTSLSFSKNGRLLSFGGGYTNNINIIDLVADKFIDVEPKQFINTKEYNLGDYYSNTKFEENHLGFYPLTNESEKLHMHKNIEEFEDKILSIDFSYDNNLLVSMSCDSHIDFYNCSKASKELKHPSTEKKRIKSGKDHKNNNPYVRLSKSYGVNYSNLISAKFTPENVLLLFGINTLI; encoded by the exons atgaagaataatatgaacataccaaataatattaacaataatatgaataataactataacaatgagaattataataatgttaataaCAACTCCAGAAACctcataaataataatttgaacaTACCTGCTGGATTAAATAATATGGCAAACAATATGAATGATAGATCTAATAATATGAAGAACTTCCCTAATGGGGTAAATGGTTTAAATAAGAATATTGGCAATATTAACAACATTAATAAAATGCATAATCCAATTGGGAAAATGCATGgtcatattaataatatacctAATAATATGGGTACtatgaataataatttaaagcaTGGTGtgcaaaatattataaatggcATGCCAACTGGgataaataatatgcattccAATTTGAATAACATCcctgataatataaaaaacatgGCAAATGCCATGAAACCCATGCCAAATAACATAAACGATATTAGGGTGAATGCAAATTATTCCATGAACAATATGAATACAAATGTCAATccaaataataatgttaataTTCCAAATGATATGAAACACATGATTAGGGTAAATAACTCTGATATAACTAGCAATGTGAAATTTAATACTATGAtgaataacaataataatagtcaTTTTGTTTCTCCTGATAATTCAAACagaaatatgttttatgtaAATGATATGAAAAATGTTGACaataatgttataaatatgcataataaaagaaataataatgctaaagaaaagaaaaataatattcccCAATTTCGAGAAAAGGAATATCTTGAAAATGTGGGACACAgagataaatatttattaaataaaaatgaaaccGACAAAATTTACttacaaaataaacaattaaataatatgaatcaGGGAAATATCCCAAACATCAATAATAACAACACGCGAAACAATAACACAGGAGGTATTAGTCGAATGATTAATAATAGTGCACAAAAcacaataaatataaattctaataataatataaactcCGTAACCAATAtaggaaataataatgataacaataataataataatattcttcaaaggaatatgaaaaatttagaaaatggGGGAATGCATAACCCTTTAAATATTAATCAAATGAATGCaatgaatttaaataaaacttTTAATTTCAGCTCGAATGATccacataattttaatataaatagtgCAGCAGATAATAAAATGAGTAACAAATTTAAAGATTCAAAttacaataatataaataaaaatattaatataccATTTAACGAAGAGTCAAAATATGATCCATATAACTTAGGAAACAACATTAATCGAAACAATGGAAATAATGGTATTGTggtagaaaaaaatatgaacaatgcAGAACATTCTTTTTCGAAACAGCATAATAATGGCATGTTTGATATTAAAGCACACAGTGGGAAAGACAATTTTGgaggaataaaaaatatgaatgacgataaaaacataagatataatagtaaattaaatgaaatgAATAATGCAAATAAAGTTGGCAAAGACATTATAAATTTGTCTGCATcaaatattcaaaaattaaatgaaaaaaaccAAAAAGCAAATGGAAATAGTAATACCAATTTTATGGGAAATAACTTACCAAAAAGTATGGAAAATGCCGATTTGTATAAATTACAGATGaattatgataaattaaattcaaatgatccaaataattatataaataaaatggataattataatgattttataaaagaaaacaacaaaggaaaatatatatctggaaacaaatataatgcTAATGCAAATACTAAAGGAGATCagtcaaaaaataaaacacaaaaaatggaaaatgaattaataaataaaaaatttaaccccatcaataataataataataatgaaaatgctCCAAATCATCATATGAatgaaaatatgatatatgatgaaatgaagaaaatgaataacACATCTTTTGAAAAAATGGTTGGGAATGATATGTTCATGTTTAATGGAAATCGTTCCTTAGAAAAAGGCATAAATCAAATGGTTAATATGCAAGGCTTTAgagatataaaaaacattCATAACATAAACAATTATCGTATGGCCAACGATAACGATCCTAGATCAAATGAAAAGaacaataatatgtttcATAATCAGAGACCTAATTTTGAAGGTTGTAATGGTACGGAAAATCTAAAAGGAACAGGGAATGAACTcgaagaaaaaaaacgaaaaaaaaaaagagaaaaaaaaagtgaaatggaaaaaaacgaaaaaaacgaaaaaaaaggaTTGAATCGCGACGAAAATTTAGATgacaaaaaaacaataaaccAACTCATAGAGCATAATAGTTTCATGCacaatttaaatgaaaataatgagaGTAGTGAAGTTggtcaaaatataaaaaataatttatttaatgatatttcTAAAAACTATATGCAAGGACAAAATATTGGAAATGATGAAAAGGAATTAAATATAGACTCCAATTTAAATGAAAAcatgaaaaaagaaaattatgcatatattagaaaacaaaatatatttgaaaattatgaaaatatgaataatttaaaaaatgcatttttGGAAGGAGAtcaaaatatgttaaataatgctaatatctttaataaaataaatttcaaatttcaaaaaaaaaaaagtgatgaTTCATATGAAAATGCAAGCATGTTTCCAAATGATCAAAACGATGAAGATAAAAAGTTAATGGTATTATCTCGATTATTTGGGAATGTTATAGgtgaaaatggaaataataataataataataatgatgatgataataatatgcaAACACAAAATGAAAACAATATGAATAATAGTGGTAAATTGCCCAATATCCGAAAAATGAATAGCAATGCTCTTGAATTAGAgttgtataaaaatatgcctCTAGATACTatgttaaataaattaaactTAGATAAGAATAttcttaatatattaaaagataaaataaataatattaacagAAACATTAATGTAAATATCTGTTCCACTTCAATGGAAACACCAGAAGAACCAattaaaatggaaaatatagacttattaaaattaataaatttatttgatgaatttttaaattggtctgaaaataatttatatcaaattaagttgcaattatataatattgcattttgtttattattagaattatatatattaatattagcAAATAAGTTTTCCATGCTAATagattttaaaaataaatatttaaagaatTTCGAAGCCTATCATCCCGTAATTAAATTTCTATCCAATTGTGTTAGTTTGAATCAAATTTTTGAAATTTCTATTCTTCGTTTTAAAGAAAAGAATGCCAAGCACATCGCTTACATGAACAA ATTGGGAAAAGCATCCCTTATGCATTATTTAAGTGTCTACGGAAGTATtccattatataatttaattatgactaaaataaaaataatagaaatagatgatgcaaataaaaattttaatttttttcatgaatttatttctatgaattttttatataatggaAATTTAAACGTCCCAGTTCAATGGAATTTACCttctatttattttattaaggATGTATCAGAAACGCAAAAT GATGATAGCATAAAATGTACAAaggaaaaagaagaaaatgttTACATCCCAAATGAAAATAGTGATgcttattattactataagtatataataaaaatgcagGCAGAAAATCGATTAAAAGTTACAAAAAATAGGATGCCAAGTATGTTATATTATTGCTTGAACAATTGTACCGATATGACTTGTGCAGAAATTTCATCATTTGATGGATCATTAGTTGCTACTGctcattcaaataatataataaaattatggaatatcaaaaaatcccaaatgaataaaataaaagaaaaacaaaaagatATGGAAATTGATAATAACGAAAATGtagatgaaataaataattatagtaATATACAAGAAAATAAACCAGATTCTATACATTTAGATGATCAAGATGAAAACGGAATAGCTAAATTATATggaaatatgtataatatatctaGTTTATGTTTTGgagaaacaaataaaattttattatcaggAAATTTAAATggtgatatatatttatatagtaCAATAAGTAATAGAAATTATGTTAAATATTCAGGTGGGCATACACCTATATGGTCTATTGATACAGCTTTTTTgggttattttttttgtacaaGTGAGGATGATGGAAATCTAAGAATTTATTCAACTAATAAAACATATCCTCTtgtaacatataaatataattgtaCTTCAAACATATGTAAATATCACTACAATAATACAATTGTCGCAAGTGGATATTatg ATAATTATGTCCATTTGTACGATATTAGAGTAAACTCCTTTATAAAAAGATTTAAGAATAATTACCCAAGTAATAATGGAGTGACTTCTTTGagtttttcaaaaaatggAAGACTTCTTTCTTTTGGAG GAGGATATAcaaataacataaatattatagatCTTGTAGCTGATAAATTTATTGATGTCGAACCAAAGCAATTTATTAATACTAAGGAATATAATTTGGGGGATTATTATAGTAATACAAAATTCGAAGAGAATCATTTAGGTTTTTATCCTTTGACGAATGAAAGTGAAAAATTGCatatgcataaaaatattgaagaATTTGaagataaaatattaagTATAGATTTTAGTTATGATAACAATCTTTTAGTTTCCATGTCTTGTGATAGCCACAtcgatttttataattgcTCAAAGG CATCGAAAGAATTAAAGCATCCCTCCACAGAGAAAAAACGAATTAAATCTGGAAAAGaccataaaaataataatccaTATGTCCGCTTGTCAAAATCATATGGTGTTAATTATTCGAACTTAATATCTGCGAAATTTACGCCAGAAAATGTTCTTCTTTTATTCG gaATTAATACCTTAATATAA
- a CDS encoding beta-catenin-like protein 1, putative, with protein sequence MDLSDEDDIDIDEILKQAENVECVDEDSIKKLATVLKKKKNINERDRIEHPDKPEKWVASEVDLDEILVNIKNLSVCTNLYKSMIESDIFGDIINLLNHPNNDIVIEVIDIIKEITNPSNIYELNKSVNLMLIDYLNKNKLNHFIINTLDKINEEESEEYYNAISSILNIFENIFELENSLQNDLLTNSKLLFFLLKRINNEIKSDDQNSLYASEILVLLILRINQFAQNVYNDFYYTISIFNFILKYISKYKDKDPPNINKKEILLNCFQALGNLLLLNENKKIFESANGLELMLKLLSERKFLCFPSLKIFAIVLTNKDVCNKFVELSGLKYLFCLFMLRTLNKSKTNTLEFEENIITIISNLCIYCTGTSLGRVLNKFGEKKCEKIIRLLEIRQKYSDIIINEKKKEKDKLLINKNLQKLNIQIDDDCKKNLEYIELCDKGYLTYQLTDVILISLFFMNNSYISNNIFIHLYTRNIDIQSIYENILDFQECIDDDELNEKLKKMLTFFLTSSKESNLFT encoded by the exons ATGGATCTTAGCGATGAAGATGATATTGACATTGACGAAATTCTTAAACAAGCTGAAAAT GTCGAATGCGTAGACGAAGACAGCATAAAAAAGCTAGCTACggttttgaaaaaaaaaaaaaatattaatgaacGAGACAGAATTGAACACCCAGATAAGCCAGAAAAATGGGTAGCTAGTGAAGTTGATTTAGATGAAATATtagttaatataaaaaatttaagtgTATgcacaaatttatataaaagtaTGATTGAAAGTGATATTTTTGGCgacattattaatttattgaaCCATCCTAATAATGATATAGTTATTGAAGTTATTGATATAATTAAAGAAATAACGAATCCTTCAAATATATacgaattaaataaaagtgtaaatttaatgttaatagattatttaaacaaaaataagctaaaccattttattataaatactttagataaaattaatgaagaAGAAAGTGAAGAATATTACAATGCTATTTCATcgattttgaatatttttgaaaacaTTTTTGAACTTGAAAACAGTTTGCAAAATGATCTATTAACTAAttctaaattattattttttttattaaaaagaattaataatgaaataaaaagtgATGACcaaaattcattatatgcAAGTGAAATATTAGTTTTACTTATTTTAAGAATTAATCAATTTGCTCAAAATGTCTACaatgatttttattatactatttctatttttaattttattttaaaatatatttcaaagTATAAGGATAAAGATCCCcctaatattaataaaaaagaaatattacTTAATTGTTTTCAAGCCTTaggaaatttattattattaaacgaaaataaaaaaatatttgaaagTGCTAATGGCTTAGAATTAATGTTGAAATTACTTAGTGAAAgaaaatttttatgtttcccttctttaaaaatttttgCTATTGTACTTACTAACAAAGATGTATGTAATAAATTTGTAGAATTAAGTGgtttaaaatatttgttttgtttatttatgttAAGAACATTGAACAAGAGTAAAACTAATACATTAGAAtttgaagaaaatattattacaataaTTTCCAACTTATGCATATATTGCACTGGTACATCCCTTGGAAgagttttaaataaatttggtgaaaaaaaatgcGAAAAAATAATTCGGCTATTAGAAATAAGGCAAAAATACTCtgatataattattaatgaaaaaaaaaaagaaaaagacaAATTGCTAATAAACAAAAACCTACAAAAATTGAACATACAAATTGATGATGATTGTAAGAAAAATCTTGAATATATAGAATTGTGTGATAAAGGATATCTCACATATCAATTAACGGATGTAATCTTAATATCgcttttttttatgaacaactcatatatttctaataatatatttattcatttgtACACACGGAACATAGACATTCAATCCATTTACGAAAATATATTAG ATTTTCAGGAATGTATAGATGATGAcgaattaaatgaaaaattaaaaaaaatgctgaCATTTTTCCTAACCTCATCAAAGGAGTCAAATTTGTTTACATAA
- a CDS encoding protein phosphatase 2C codes for MGAYLSAPKTNKESMDGGNLEIDPSRYGLSCMQGWRKNMEDSHICYNNIKVNEIEEVISIYGVFDGHGGPNVSKWISYNFYRIFVKCIKEASDEMKKDNLDKSENYKLKLIKLTLEKTFLKLDEEMLLTENQEKLKKYNASAQETEESDTRENYLYSILNDIISKNISIKAVEKDGKRCLQVVYNKEGNPVEEGSAETPSTSLIEDDYNNKTEELYDEDDSILKDNMNGDDKELEIKENDSEKKNDDNNFKKIDTTTGEVNSNDNIKGIKLEKDEKSEDNTNKIKIEDSDNTNKEQNDLQNKCKSEVNSVDTDTSNLGQDIKNEIKEDNNGSTEINTKRLKKDMNNETDNNIKEEDAINNNIKTEDVKPSALTYDNLKSLGEMTEPEDKLKGNYSNSNDVINDILNSCDDDNSLDLYGKDNIGEGFSYNETITNVIDNNINNNNNNENNNNNNENNNNENNSNENNETNDNNDLYSPDELRLFENYYSNDYEDNIAYSCGSTAIVAVIIKGYLIVANAGDSRAIICFNGNSLGMSTDHKPHLQAEEARIKKAGGYISNGRVDGNLNLTRAIGDLHYKRDPFLSQKDQKISAFPEVTCVTLTPDDEFLFLACDGIWDCKDGQDVVGFVKTRLEKFEELPDNSADLGGNQNTNSEHINSNNNTTNNENSTLKDEANASNNAENGQISNSYDKNINNNNSNIENEDNSNENQNNFNENNDNNFEKDTNGKYDDSPIIERKKYDKFNKLSQICEELCDDCLSNNYKENDGIGCDNMTCLIVQYNPLYKMHTEKKFLNIDDIE; via the coding sequence ATGGGAGCATATTTATCAGCACCGAAAACGAATAAAGAGTCCATGGATGGAGGGAACTTAGAAATAGATCCAAGTAGGTACGGGTTATCGTGTATGCAAGGATGGCGAAAGAATATGGAAGATAGCCatatatgttataataatataaaagtaaACGAAATAGAAGAAGTTATTTCTATTTACGGTGTTTTTGATGGACATGGTGGTCCTAATGTTTCAAAATGgatttcatataatttttatagaaTATTTGTAAAATGCATAAAGGAAGCTAGCgatgaaatgaaaaaagacaatttagataaatcagaaaattataaattaaaacttATTAAATTAACACTTGAAAAGACGTTCTTAAAATTAGATGAAGAAATGCTTTTAACAGAAAATCaagaaaaactaaaaaaatataatgcatCAGCACAAGAAACTGAAGAATCTGATACGAGAGAAAATTATCTATATTCtattttaaatgatataatatcaaaaaatattagtaTTAAAGCAGTCGAAAAAGATGGAAAAAGATGTTTACAAGTTGTTTATAATAAGGAAGGAAATCCTGTTGAAGAAGGAAGTGCAGAAACACCATCAACATCGTTAATAGAagatgattataataataaaacagaAGAATTATATGATGAAGATGATAGCATATTAAAAGATAATATGAATGGTGATGACAAAGAAttagaaataaaagaaaatgatagtgaaaaaaaaaatgatgataataattttaaaaaaattgatacaACTACAGGGGAAGTAAAtagtaatgataatataaagggaataaaattagaaaaagatgaaaaaagcgaagataatacaaataaaataaaaatcgaAGATTCAGATAATACTAATAAAGAACAAAATGATTTACAAAACAAATGCAAAAGTGAAGTAAACTCTGTAGATACTGATACATCGAATTTGGGTcaagatattaaaaatgaaattaaagaAGATAATAATGGAAGCACCGAAATTAATACTAAAAGGCTAAAGAAGGATATGAATAATGAAACAGacaataatattaaagaGGAAGATGCTATCAATAATAACATTAAAACTGAAGATGTAAAACCATCAGCATTAACTTATGATAATTTGAAATCATTAGGAGAAATGACAGAACCAGAAGATAAACTTAAAGGAAACTATAGTAATTCAAATGATGttataaatgatatattaaattcatGTGATGATGATAACTCATTAGATTTATATGGAAAAGATAATATAGGTGAAGGTTTTTCATATAATGAAACAATAACAAATGtaattgataataatataaataataacaataataatgagaataataataataataatgaaaataataataatgaaaataatagtaatgaaaataatgaaacaaatgataataatgatttatattcCCCTGATGAATTACGATTATTTGAAAATTACTATTCAAATGATTATGAAGATAATATAGCATATAGTTGTGGATCAACAGCTATAGTAGCCGTTATAATAAAAGGGTATTTAATTGTTGCTAATGCAGGTGATTCAAGAGCcattatatgttttaatggCAATTCATTAGGCATGTCAACTGATCATAAACCACATTTACAAGCAGAAGAAGCTCGAATTAAAAAAGCTGGTGGATATATATCAAATGGTAGAGTCGATggaaatttaaatttaactAGAGCTATTGGAGATTTACATTATAAAAGAGATCCATTTTTGTCCCAAAAAGATCAAAAAATTTCTGCATTCCCTGAAGTTACTTGTGTAACATTAACTCCTGATgatgaatttttatttcttgcATGTGATGGAATTTGGGATTGTAAAGATGGCCAAGATGTTGTTGGTTTTGTTAAAACACGCTTAGAAAAATTTGAAGAATTACCTGATAATTCTGCAGATTTAGGAGGTAACCAAAACACCAATTCAGAACatataaattcaaataataatactactaataatgaaaatagtaCTTTAAAAGATGAAGCTAATGCATCAAATAATGCCGAAAACGGACAAATTTCAAACtcatatgataaaaatattaacaataataattctaatattgAGAATGAAGACAATTCTAatgaaaatcaaaataactttaatgaaaataacgaTAACAATTTTGAAAAAGATACTAATGGTAAATATGATGATTCACCTATTATTGAAAGAAAgaaatatgataaatttaataaattgtcGCAAATATGTGAAGAATTATGTGACGATTGTTtatcaaataattataaagaaaatgatggAATTGGATGTGATAACATGACATGTTTAATAGTCCAATATAATCCATTATATAAGATGCATACTGAGAAAAAGTTTTTAAATATTGATGATATAGAATAA